A genomic region of Ignavibacteria bacterium contains the following coding sequences:
- a CDS encoding acyl-CoA dehydrogenase: protein MFGYRLDEQLMLIQQSIREFSEKEILPNIMKWDEDQIFPRDVFTKLGEQGFMGILVPEEFGGAGLGYTHYALVVEELARYDPSISLSVAAHNGLCTNHINLFGTKEQKEKYLVNLAQGKFIGAWCLTEPTSGSDAGSLKSIARKENGQYIINGSKTFATHGSVGQVAVVFAKTNPEKGKKGISAFIVETNSPGYIVLKKENKLGCRASDTAQLSFDNLTVPEENLLGREDEGFMNALQVLQGGRISIAAMALGLAEGAYEAALKYSKERQQFGKSISEFQAIQFKLADMKTMIEAARLLVYRAAALKDQGKDVSYEASLAKLYASEIAVKITEQALQIHGGYGFTKDFPVEKFYRDVKLTTIGEGTSEIQRLIIAKSILSEL, encoded by the coding sequence ATGTTCGGTTATCGTCTCGATGAACAACTCATGCTAATTCAACAATCAATAAGAGAATTTTCAGAAAAAGAGATACTTCCTAACATTATGAAATGGGATGAAGATCAAATTTTCCCCAGAGATGTTTTTACAAAACTTGGTGAGCAGGGATTTATGGGGATACTTGTTCCTGAAGAATTTGGTGGTGCAGGACTTGGTTATACGCATTATGCGTTGGTAGTCGAGGAACTTGCAAGATATGACCCTTCAATTTCTCTATCCGTTGCAGCACATAATGGACTTTGTACAAATCACATTAATTTATTTGGAACGAAAGAACAAAAAGAAAAATATTTAGTCAATTTAGCTCAAGGTAAATTTATTGGTGCATGGTGCCTGACTGAACCAACTTCAGGCAGTGATGCAGGAAGTCTAAAATCAATCGCAAGAAAAGAAAATGGTCAATACATAATCAATGGATCTAAAACATTCGCAACTCATGGCTCAGTCGGTCAAGTTGCTGTCGTATTTGCAAAAACAAATCCTGAAAAAGGCAAAAAAGGAATTTCCGCATTTATCGTTGAAACTAACTCTCCTGGTTACATTGTCTTAAAAAAAGAAAACAAACTCGGATGCAGAGCAAGTGATACTGCTCAACTTTCATTTGATAATCTTACTGTTCCTGAAGAAAATCTTCTTGGCAGAGAAGATGAAGGATTTATGAATGCTCTTCAGGTTCTTCAAGGTGGACGAATTTCAATTGCTGCAATGGCATTAGGACTTGCAGAAGGAGCTTATGAAGCAGCATTAAAATATTCAAAAGAAAGACAACAATTTGGAAAGTCAATTTCCGAATTTCAGGCAATTCAATTTAAGCTTGCTGATATGAAAACAATGATTGAAGCAGCTCGTCTACTGGTCTACCGTGCAGCTGCTCTCAAAGATCAAGGGAAAGATGTTTCATACGAAGCTTCTCTTGCTAAACTTTATGCCAGTGAAATTGCAGTTAAAATAACTGAACAGGCTCTGCAAATCCATGGTGGATATGGTTTTACAAAAGATTTTCCAGTTGAAAAGTTCTATCGAGATGTTAAGCTAACAACAATTGGTGAAGGAACTTCCGAAATTCAAAGATTAATTATCGCTAAATCAATTCTGAGTGAGCTATGA
- a CDS encoding acyl-CoA carboxylase subunit beta: MTKLNRQIKKDSTFFERLDYHKNLLRIINAKAEKIKEGGGKSAIESHKKKGKLFVRDRIKLLIDEGTEFFELGIFAGNDLYDEYIPAAGTIVGLGYVSKKLCVIVANDATVKAGAWFPITCKKNLRAQEIAMENHLPIIYLVDSAGVYLPMQDEIFPDKEHFGRIFRNNAIMSAMGIPQIAAIMGPCVAGGAYLPIMSDEAIIVEGTGSVFLAGSHLVKAAIGEEIDNESLGGADVHSSISGVTDYKVKNDEEAIQLIRNLVDKISGQRFEGFNRTASKPPENPPEDILGILPTDTITPYDMYDVLSCIVDDGEIDEYKKNYGKTIITAYARIDGWAVGIVANQRSLVKTRTGEIQIGGVIYSDSADKATRFIMNCNQKKIPLVFLQDVTGFMVGSRAEHGGIIKDGAKMVNAVANSVVPKFTFIVGNSYGAGNYAMCGKAYDPRLIFAFPNARIAVMGGNQASNTLLNIKINQMMKEGKEISEEEKKKFLKEISDRYEKQSEPLYAAARLWIDEIIDPREIRKIVSLGIEMANHSPITKPFITGVIQT; encoded by the coding sequence ATGACCAAATTAAACAGACAGATAAAAAAAGACTCGACATTTTTCGAACGTTTGGATTATCACAAAAATTTATTACGAATTATTAATGCGAAAGCCGAAAAAATCAAAGAAGGCGGTGGAAAGTCTGCAATTGAATCTCATAAGAAAAAAGGAAAACTATTTGTTCGTGATAGAATTAAGTTATTGATAGATGAAGGGACAGAATTTTTTGAACTCGGTATCTTTGCCGGCAATGATCTTTATGACGAATACATTCCAGCTGCTGGAACAATCGTTGGTCTCGGTTATGTCTCGAAAAAATTATGCGTGATTGTTGCAAATGATGCAACAGTAAAAGCAGGAGCCTGGTTTCCAATCACCTGCAAAAAAAATCTCCGTGCTCAAGAAATAGCAATGGAAAATCATCTTCCAATTATTTATCTGGTTGATAGTGCGGGTGTTTATCTCCCAATGCAGGATGAAATTTTCCCGGATAAAGAACATTTTGGGAGAATTTTTCGAAATAACGCTATCATGTCAGCAATGGGAATTCCACAAATTGCTGCAATAATGGGACCCTGTGTCGCAGGTGGTGCTTATCTTCCAATTATGAGCGATGAAGCGATAATTGTTGAAGGTACTGGAAGTGTTTTCCTTGCTGGAAGTCATTTAGTAAAAGCTGCAATTGGTGAAGAAATTGATAATGAAAGTCTCGGTGGTGCTGATGTGCATTCCTCAATTAGCGGTGTGACAGATTACAAAGTCAAGAATGATGAAGAAGCAATTCAATTAATTAGAAATTTGGTTGATAAAATATCAGGTCAAAGATTTGAAGGATTTAATCGGACTGCTTCCAAGCCGCCTGAAAATCCGCCAGAAGATATTCTCGGAATTTTACCTACAGACACTATCACTCCTTACGATATGTATGATGTTTTGAGCTGTATCGTAGATGATGGCGAAATTGACGAATACAAAAAAAATTACGGCAAAACTATTATCACAGCTTACGCACGGATCGATGGTTGGGCTGTTGGAATTGTTGCCAATCAAAGATCTCTTGTTAAAACTCGAACTGGTGAAATTCAAATTGGCGGAGTTATTTATTCAGATAGTGCAGATAAAGCGACTCGCTTCATAATGAATTGCAATCAGAAAAAAATTCCATTGGTATTCTTGCAGGATGTTACTGGCTTTATGGTTGGATCAAGAGCTGAGCACGGTGGAATTATAAAAGATGGTGCAAAAATGGTTAATGCTGTTGCAAATTCTGTTGTACCTAAATTCACATTTATCGTTGGAAATTCTTACGGTGCCGGGAATTATGCAATGTGTGGTAAAGCTTATGATCCAAGATTAATCTTTGCATTTCCAAATGCCAGAATTGCTGTAATGGGTGGAAATCAAGCGAGCAACACTTTACTAAATATTAAAATAAATCAAATGATGAAGGAAGGAAAAGAAATAAGCGAAGAAGAAAAGAAAAAATTTCTAAAAGAAATTTCTGATCGTTACGAAAAACAAAGTGAACCGTTATATGCAGCAGCCCGTCTCTGGATTGATGAAATAATTGATCCAAGAGAAATCAGAAAAATAGTTTCCTTAGGTATTGAAATGGCAAATCATTCTCCTATCACAAAACCATTCATCACAGGAGTGA